In Sus scrofa isolate TJ Tabasco breed Duroc chromosome 12, Sscrofa11.1, whole genome shotgun sequence, the DNA window cttccatatgccgctggtgcagccataaaaaaaaaatgctctagtGGGTAAGAAGTAACAATATAGCAACTTTGCTGTAATCCTAGATGATaggaataattttccattttcaataCTTATGGAAAAATTGTCATCTTtaccaattattttattattttatgtatttgttaagctagtaaaagaaataacaacagTGATGGTATGTTGATGAGACCTTGGGGAAGCAGTTTATTTCATAGCAATTTGGCAGTATAGAATATGAGCTTTAAAACTATTCATAAGTATAGGtggatgaatttatttttaagaatatagtCTAGGAGAGTAAATCACACAGTAAAGCAATGCCTgtggaagtgatttttttcatattttaaagacgTCAATTAATCTCCAAACAGTACAGTGAAACAAACTGACAGAACTTGGTGTAAGGGTGTCTTGGCACACCTCAGAATGTATAACTGTGGCAAACATGAAAACTGTGTTGATATATGGAAATTCATATACAAAAGATAAATGTGAAAGAGTaacacttaattttaatttaaaaagtagaactcAAGTATTGATGAATATTAATTTAAACAGTGAAAGATGCATGTCTGTCAATAAATTAGGAGGGAATATGGGACGGTACAAACCTGTGTATTTAAGTAGGTAAATTTTCACTTTAAGTTGAAGTGCCTAGTAAGCTTGATTTCAAAGGTAGACTGAACTCTTCCTGCACATAAATCCCATAAGAAAGCAATCCTACTTTAAGATCCCATCATGTTCTCCAAAAGAATGATTTCAGCACAGAATGCCTTCTAATTTCACAGGGCAGACTGATGAGGTGATTCCTTATCAGCAGAGCTTGAGAGTGAATTCACATTATCTGCTGTTACTGACCTTTAATTTTAATGAGAACTACCGCAATagctaacatttgttgaaaatatactATAGTCCAAGAATTATCCCTTTCCATGCTTACATGCATATCTAAGTTATCACGAACAATGCTTTCCATATATTATCACATTCAAACTTCCTGACAACTCAGTGAGGTAGGTTATACTTGCTTTGAAAGGTTAAGGAACTTCTTAGGGTCACACAGCTTAAAAGTGGCAAAGCCAAGATTTGGACTTGCTTGTCTAACTCTAGAGCCAATGCTCTCTACCGCTTTGCTGTACTATTTTTATTGACAGAAGATGGTGTGTGAGCTTACTGTAAGATGAAGAGGGAGCAGGTGAGCTATCAACAATTTATTTCCACAGGAGAAGGTATTATTTATAGTAATCACAATCTGTATTCTCAAAGTTTGCAACCCAGATGCCTTAAGGGAAGCAGACAAGAATGAAAGAATATCACCCTGTAGTAGTCTTTATGTTCTTCCAGAATCTAATTGGTTTTGATGTACCCTATTGTACATATATTTGTCTCAGCTTTTACTGACGTAGCTTTTTGGTAACCATCAATAATAATCAATGTATTGGCCTGAATTGATCTTGGAGAAATCTAGAACTGTGTGGGCTAACTGTGGCTGTATTGTTTTGCACTGGTATTGGTGGATCTAAATGCTAGAGTAAATAGTAGGAACTTTATTCTGCAGGCAGTATAAAAACTACTTGAGATTTCTAATAGGGTTGAGGTCCTGGTGATATAATTATATTCTGTGAAGATTCATCTGATAGTGGTGTGCAGAGTGGATGGAATGGGGAAACTGGGGACTAGGGAATGTCCAGGAGGGATTTCAATCATTCAGGCAAGAGATGCGAAGTGTTTATAAAATCATTCTTTTCCTGATCCCTAACTTTACGACTGCAGCTGTGCCAGTGGGATTTCACACATGTTAGTGGTGCCAGGCATTACACCAAGTGGTGCGATGAACTGACTTGGAACAAATTTCCCCAAAGATAAAAGTaaagttttcaaatgaaatttaagGTGTTATGAGGAACAGAGGTTTCGGATGCTGGATAAAAATATTGCAGTAGGTCTGTCTAAAGAATCCACCCCCATCAAACCCTTCCCAGTCCCAGTGCCTCGTCTTTCAGCCCGGGGTTTCACAGACCTGTGGAGGTCCAGTGTTAAAACACTATTGATAGGGAGCCAAGTCACCAAGGTCCTCGTGATGGTGGGGGAAAGTCCTGCTTCCCTCGAGTTTATTCTTGGCCAAATGCAATAGCACAATCCGCTCTTCCCTTATTCTGGTTGTGTGCTGTCCCCTGTTGTTATGAAAGATTCAGGCACATCTTTATTATACTCTACAACTGGATGGCtataattttagaacattatGATTATATGAACTTAAGCTAATGATATTGACCTGATGATGGGTTTGTCCTGATGCCATCCTGTAGCTTAGGCATGAACATTTCAAGTTCCGATCACGAGTCCTGGAAAGAAGGTCTctacttttctccctctctcattctTCACTGCTTGACTGTGGTGAATGTAGTTGGGTGGGGACCCACAGAGTGGATGTGAGGTCACTACCACTAAGGGGAATGCATTTTCCTAGCCCTCATTAGCTTTCTCAGGGAAGACTTGATATCTTTGTTCCTTAAACTATAGATAAAGGGATTCAGCATTGGGGTTACCACTGTGTACATCACTGATGCCACTGTGCCCTTCTGTGCTGAGCGGACTGAGGGGGGactgaaataaacacaaaaggaactcccaaagaatagagagaccacagagaggtgggagctgcaggtggaaaaggctttcCGCTTCCCCTGAGTGAGGGCATCTTCAGGATTGTGGAGAAGATGTATGCGTAAGAGATAACCAGGCAGAGCACACAAACCAAGCCTGCAAGACCCCCTACAGTGAAAATCACCAGCTCATTGATGAAGGGGTCTGTGCAGGACAGACTCAGAAGAGGGTtgatgtcacagaagaagtgtgGGATCTCGTGGGCTGCACAGAAGGACAGGTTGTTCATCAAGAGTGTGTGTAGGAGGGAGTGGAGGGCATTCACGATCCAGGATGCAGACACTAGGAGGATACAGAGACCAGGGCTCATGACCATGAGGTAATGGAGTGGGTAGCATATAGCCACATAGTGGTCATAGGCCATGACGGCCAAGATGAATGCTTCCAGCATCACAAACAGCCTGAAAAAATAGAGTTGTGATAGACATCCCACATATGAGATGACCTGGTTCTGGAACCATATGTTTGCCAGCATCTTGGGGACCGTGGTAGACACAAAGCAGGTATCAGCGAGGGAAAGGttggccaggaagaagtacatgggagtgtggagCTGAGCATCAGTGAAGATGGCCAGAATGATGAGAAGGTTGCCTGCCACTGTGACCAGGTACATGGGCAGGAACAACCCGAAGAGGActccctgctgctctggctgctgGGAGAGCCCCAGAAGGAAAAAATCTGAGACACTGGTCAGGTTTTCCCATTCCATTTGTCTGTAAGCAGAAAGTTGGATTAATCGAATGGAACTGGTAAGCCCTGCATTGTGAACTCTGAAAATTATGCAATATGCCAATGTTGATCTTCTAGTGTGGGGTTGAATTATATAAAATCTCTGATATTTAATAGCTTGGGTCCTACAAAAATGGCAGTTTCATATAGTTCAACTGAATACTTTCAAGTGCCTGTGCTTGGTGCCATGGGAAAGAGAAGGTTTGTAGTGggagaagaaattttttaaactttataagtGTTACTCCAGTACATTTACTTTTGCAGCTAGGCTGGAGGTAATTATTGGCATAATTCTTGTGGTATTTGAGTGGACAGTATGACATTAATCCATCTGGAGATTTCACGAgtcaaaaaaatcttcaacatatTTTCCCAATACTTCAAAAAGCACAGCTACAGGAGAAGGAGTTTGGAATTGGTTAAAGGCGTATCTAATGCTGAAATCATTATCACTGCTATCTACACAGCTCATCTGGCCAGAAACCTGGATATCATTATTGAATCATTTTTCCTTCCACCCTGTCTGCATGCAAATACCACCAAATTATGACAATTTTACTGTCTCAATATAGCTAAAATGACCCGTTTCTCTTATTTACCCATTTCCTCAGTGCCAGCTACCACTGCTGTCATTTAGGACAATattatttgtttcatatattaGGGCAACGGTTCCCCTTGCCTCCAGGCATACCCACCTATCATCTGGTCTCCTCACCACAGAAAGAGTGAGCTTTCTATAAATCATATCTGATTTTATTGCCTCAACTGAAAATCCTTCAGTGTCTCCTCATTATTCTCAGGATAAACTAAATTTCTTAACATGGCCTGAAGACCCTTGATCATACTGGCATTTATTATAGATGTTTTCAGTTCCTCATggaccaccctcccaccccctcacacCTTATGCACCAATTATACAATTATTTAAAAGATCTAGATGCAGTCTCACCATTGGACTTTTGCCCATCTTATTTTCTTGGACTGGAATGGTCTTCCCTCTCTCATTCATCAGACTAGCCAAGCTTCAGATCTTAGCTTAAATGTCCCTTCTTCTAGGAAGCCTTCTCTACTTACCCTCTCACAAAAAAATTCAGGCTcatgccctccctgcccctgtgcCTCACCCATCACAATAGGTGTCACTCTGGATTGTGACCATCTATTTATTTACGTCCTCCAATATACTGTGAGCACCATTCAGAGCAGGCAGAGAAGATGCCTATCTTGTTCATCTTGGGAATCTAGCAATAGCCCCAAGCGTGGTACAACGTAGGTGATCAGTAAGAATCCATCGTGTGAATAAACAAACCTCAAAGAACAGAAGGAATGGACAGGGAGATTGTATAGTGGTAACATCAGTCATAGGGAACAGCCTGAACCTTTTTTGTCAGTGGTTTCATCCTTAGCTTTGAGTAAAGTCCTGGCCATAGGAAGACACAGGAAACATTATGATTCCAGAGACAAAAgatgtcaaagaaagaaaatgtacttttggTGGACTTCACTTGCATGTCCTCTGGATTCAAGTTCAAGtttgagaatgaaaatgaaatgtagaGAACCCATGTTCCCtcactgatgaggaaaaaaaaaacatccaggGAGAAAAGGAGTAAAACCTTATAAGGTTAAAAACAGAGAGaagtgggtggtggtgggagacGGGAGTGATCAGGACATATCTCAACTCATATCCTCATAGTGGTCTCaagtataaacattttaatcCCAGCtctgaaagcaaacaaacagttGGCCAGTATGTCTGGTAAAGTCTCTAGGAGAATGAATAGGAGACCAATAACAGTAGCTGTTTGTTGGAGGTATGGAAATTGAGTGAATGAGACACAAGAGAAGAGGGATTTTCCATGTGTGCATTTTAGCAGATTTTGAGGTTTGAGCCACATGAATGTCCTacttattaaaaagtaaataaatgaattaaggaAGCCTTTCCCTAAAATGAAACCATGGGCTCATGAAATCTATGAAAGTAAGACAATGCAGTATAATGCAGCCACTCTTTGATGGATTCCATGAATAGCAGAAAACCTGTTTGGTTGAAGCCATGATGCCTTAATGCAGTGTGTGAGCATGAGTGTTTAAGTTTGTACATGTGTATGGGTGAGTGTCTGTGTGTTTCCTGCAGAAGCTGGAGGGTGAGTAAAAAGGATCATCACAGAATTATTTGGAGAGAAGTCACCATTGATTCCTGTGCTCTGTTCTTACAGCACGATGATCTTAGGGTCCGTAAGATTGAGCACCCAGGTCTCTGCCCATTTTGGCTGCTAAAGCAGCCGAGTCTAATCATTGCTGTTTCAGGACTGTTTGTGAGAGATAAGCTCCTAGCTGACCATAGGATGGGATaggcagaggagaaagaggagaaaaaacgAAGCAATATGGAGTTGTGTATTTTCCTTTCCTAGTCCTTACCTGGCTGTTCTCACCAATTACTGAGGGTATTACTGGCAGGCTCCTTTCTGCTTCATGTACATCTCTCTCACTGTGGACGGTCAGAAGAAGATGATAGGATGTCTTTCTAAAGGCACCAAGAGGAAATTTGCATTATGCTCTAGGTGTGTTGAATAATGATTCTTGCCATTGCTGTATCTGctcaaatttctccttttgtctcaCAGTGTTAGAGAACTTCTTATTTTTGTCCATTCTGAGAAAAATGGACAATAGCTCCAGGCCAAGATTATAATCATGCCAGCATATGTCATCCCAGGAAGCTGTGTTCACAGTACACCACATAGAGCTTAATAACAAGCTTAGCATCCCTTTTCTACTTAGTTCAGAATTTTCTGCTAATGTTtgcccttttatttattcataaaactCATGAGAAATGTATTCTTGCTATTTCATCCTCAGCCCTGGAATTAAGGTCCTGCTATTCTTAGCTGTAGGTTGGACCGATCTCAAGATCTGTTAAACTAAGGATAATTAATTCTATGAGGTCCTCAGaacccaagagaattgaaaatccACTGCTGTGTCCCCGCTGTGAGCTGGTTCAAGAGAGGCTAAGGCACTGGGGACTTGTTAATGACATCTCTCTGATCCCAACAGGATCCTAGCATTCCATTCATCAGCAAAGAAACTAAGTAAGCTTTGGTTGCTTCGTTTAGCCTTGTGATTGTTTTCTGGGACTTTTCTGGGAGATGCAGACAGAGGCTTTTATACCGTGAAAAAGACCAGATGAGTTGAACCACTGTTGACTCAGAGAGTACCTTACCATCTCATCTTCTTCTAGACTTGATAATCCTAGTCCAGATTGAGGCTGTGTTAGAGCAGCCCCACTTGTACTGTTTATACCTCCTTTGGGCTAAACAGACCAGGGGTAAGAAGCTAGACATTCCTTATCATGGCAGGTGCCAACAGCTTGGATCCTATCTTTGTTGAAGTTTCACAAACAGATCTATGGGGCAGGTGGAAGCTGAAATGACACCTAGCAAAtagcatctcttcttttttctttagaaatggtCACATAATAGTCCCTCTTCTCCAGGTTCATCTAATTAAGGACACAAAGGATAAAGCAGCACAGAATATGGATGACCTGGGAATATACGTTATTCTTGGAGTCTCTTTGGAACGGTGAACAAGTTCATGTGTGTGCTAGAAGTGCTGGCATGATATACCCTTCCATCAATATTTGAATGGTTTCAGtacattattccattttatggaatAAAATAACCACATAATtccagacttaaaaaaatatagtttaattttttttcctaccacgGGCAAAAGCAAAATAGTGAACTAGTCCTTTAAGAAGGAATGTAATGCAGTTTGGAACGTGTGTTATTGATGTTCAGAATCCATTGACCAGGATGGAATGGCAGCTAGCACAGCTGAATGGGCAGAAATTGGAAAGAAAGCAATGCATATGTTGAGCTAGAAATATTATCTGTTCTGAGTCCTTTCTCCTATACCACTTCCTCTTAGAATCTGGAGAGGCAGAATATAGAGAGACCAAATCCAAGACATGTTTTCTCAGTTTGGGTAGATTAACATCTCCAAAGTcttgctttgtctttctttctcagtCCTATATCTAGAGAGGCAAAGCATGGTCACAAAAGATTGAATGTTCTGGAGTCAGATAGCCTGGGACTGAATTCTAGCTGTGTGGACCTGGGCAAGTTTATCAAGTTCtctaggcttcagttttctcatcttaatAACCTCTGAGTCACTCATGAATGGGACAGTTTCTAGCTAAGGATGAAAGAATTGAACTGATATTTGAGTTGCTACCCAAGAGAAAGAGGTTCTAGTTTGATTACAGCCAAGTTATGTGCTGTATTCAACAAGAACATAACataacaaacaagtaaacaaataaacccCAATAATTTGGAGGTACAAAACATAATCCAAAACCTCCATGATACAGTGTTCACAAAGTCCAGGAATCAAGCACAATTACTAGACAtatgaagaaactggaaaatCCTCAGAAGAAAAGACATTCAATGGAGACTAACCATGGGATGACGTAGTTGTTAGAATTACCagataaggattttattttattcatttatatttatttattttattttataatttttttattttcccactgtacagcaagggggtcaggttatccttacatgtatacattacaattacattttttcccccaccctttcttctgttgcaacatgagtatctagacaaagttctcaatgctattcagcaggacctccttgtaaatctattctaagttgtgtctaataagcccaagctcccaatcatttgtatttatatttgcttcttttttattgatgCATAGTTGacttattatattagtttcaggtgtacaacatagtgattcagtattttttataaattatactccaTATAAAGTCGTTATaacatattggctatattccctgtgctatacattgcatctttgtatcttatttattttatacctagtaatttgtacctcttaatccacTTCCCCTATTTTACCCCTCCCTGCAcctctcttcccactggtaaaccactagtttgttctctgtatttgggAGTCTCTTATATTTGTTCTATTctgttatattcatttttttttaatattctacatgtaagtgaagACAtaaagtatttgtatttctctgacttatttcactaagcataatattctccaggtccatacatattgttgcaaatggcaaaatttcattcatttttatgggtaatattccattatgtatatatgataAGCCTTTCACCAggctcattaagaaaaaagagagaggactcaaatagaCCTTTTACCACTGATATAACataaatacaaatgatcataagaTAATGCTGTGAACAGTTATTCACCAATGTATTAGCCTAGAAGAACtgaataaattcttagaaagaaaaatcttcttctttggataaatgtatatgtaggtcttctgtccatttttcaagtgggttattgtttttctgttatcGAGTTGCATGAGTTTTTTGTAAAATTTgaagattaggcccttgtctgttgcatcgttggcgaagattttctcccattctgtgagttgtcttttcatttttttaatggttccctttgctgtgcaaaagcttttgtgttttattaggttccatgggtttatttgtgtctttattatcattattctaggaggtggatcaaacaaaatgttgctgtgctttatgtcaaagagggttctgcctatgttttcctctaggagttttatagtgtctggccttatatttaggtctttaacccatttggggtttatttttatgtatggtgttagaagtGTTTTACTttcgttcttttacatgtaggtttccagttttcccagaaccatttattgagaggctatctttcttccactgtatgtacTGCCCTCCTTTGTCATGATTAGTTGCCCATGGTGTTACTTgtgtttatatctgggctttctgtcctgttccattggtctatatttctgtttttgtgccagtaccatattgttttgatgactatgggtttgtagtattgtctaaagtcaggaagtttgattccttcattttcatttttctttttcaatattgctttggctactcagggtctcttgtgtttccatacacattttaaaatattttgttctagttccatgaagaatgtctttggtaatttgatagggattgctttgaatctgtagattgccttgggtagtatagtcattttgacaatattgatttttcccatccaagagcatggtatagcttCACATATGTTTGTgtggtctttgatttctttcctcagcattttatagttttcagagtataggtcttttgtctctttaggtatgtttattcctaggtgttttgtTCGTTTGGATgcaatttggcaaagttgcaggctacgaaattaatacacagaaatcaattgcattcctttatactaataatgaaagatcagaaagagaaatcagagaaaccatctcaTTTACAGTTGTATCACCAAATCTGCTGTTAgtccttttagtgtatttttcatttcacttactgTATTCTTCTGctgtatttggttctttttatagtttctagttctttGTTGAATTCTCACTGTGTTTTCCCAGTttcagttagcatttttattaatattgctTTGGACCCTTTATCaggtaaataatttatttgtttcattagcatttttccagggttttatcttgttctttcatttgagaCATATTCTtgtgttttctaattttgtttaaatttctctgttttgtctctatgaaattaggtgaaaTAGTTACCTAATCTGGTCTTGAAGATGTGTCCCTGTGTTAGAGCATCCATCTGCAGCCTGCATGTGCCCAGCGGGTTTGGTGTGAGAGCTGGATCTGAAGTAAGCAGGGGTCATGTCTTCTTTTGGGgtgtgctggcagctgctgcCTTGGTGGGAGGTAGGCTGGAGTCTGAAGAGCTAGAGCCGAAGCTAAGTGTGAGCTTTGGCTTCTCTTAGCCTCAATAGTGGTCACAGCCCTATCACGTGTGACTCTGGGGCCCAAGGGTCTGGAGCAGGAGCCTTGATGGAGTTGAGCTTCCCAGTGTGATGGCAGTCTCTGCCTTGGTTGGGGGCATGGCTGGGGCCAGAGGGCTTGGGGCTACACTTCTGTGCCAGTTCTTTTTCCCCTGGTGCGGATGCCTTGGATGTAGTAGGGTGGGGTGGAAAGGTTGGAGCTGCACTGCTGAGCTGTCTCTGCTCCTTCTCTGTTGCATGCATGCATACGTGTAATGGCAGCAATGGCAGTTTCTACCCTGGCTagaggcagggcctgggctggctctgcttctccctccatgtgcacacacatgtccATACTGGTAGTGCTGAGCTCCACTCTGGCTTGTGGCGGGGCCTGGCTGAACCAGCTCTGCTCCTTCTGGGGTGCACATGTGTACCAGCAATTGTGGTCTCTGCTCTGGCTAGAGGCAAAGCTTGGGGCCTGACCTGGCTCTGCTCTTTGGTAAATGTGTGTACATTGGTCATGGTGGCTTCCTCCTTAGTGGGGACTGCTAGAGCAGGAGCCTGGTGTGGGCCGATGGATGTGCTGGAGGTTATCCTGGTAGGTTGTCCAGAGCACCAAGCAATTTTCTATCTGCTACCTCTATGCTAGAACCAGGAGCAAGCAAGCCTGTGCACAAACTCTTCAAGAGCAGAACCTTAAGTTTCTGATAGCCTTCTAGTAAGCCCCTCCTGGTTTTAAAACCAGATATGGGGGTTCATCTTCCTGGTGTTGGACTCTAAGGCTGGGTTGCCTAATACGTAGCTCAAACCCCTTAACCCCCAGCGAGGAAACCGGGCTATCACCATCCTCTCTGGGTGCGGGTCCTTACTAGATTGCTTCTCCTCTGCTGTCATACTCCATGTGGttctttctttacagccttgaTTGTGGAAGAGTCATTCTTCTAGTCTTCAAGTCATTATCAGTGAGAGTCGTTCTATATGTATTTGTAGTTCTGATGTGTTTGTTGGGGGAGGTGAGCTCcaggtcttcctactctgccatatTGATTCTGGCTCACCAAATAAAGAGTTAAACTAGATATTATAAGTATTTTCTatgaagtaaaggaaaatatgcagCAGTGAATAAAGTTGTAGAAAACCtcagcagaaaattaaaaaaaaggaattatagaaCTTAAAATTACAattgtttgaaataaaaatactgtgatCTATGCTGTTTAATTGCCATTGCTTGGTGGCATCCTGGATGAAAACCCCATGGCATAGCATAGAACCTAAtagactgagaaaaaaattagttgaTATGGAATTAGTCATAAACCTGCCTCCTGGAGCTACCCAGGATAAATATCATCCCTTTGATATTGGAAagattctaaatattaaaaaatcatgacCCTCAAATATTTCAGTGATTGCTGCTTTTAAACAATAATGACTGGAGGAGAGATGGATATGTATGTCTCAAAGAACCTTTTACCCTTCCTATCACCCAGATCTTACTTGTTGTTTGTGTCTATTTAAGAGGCTGAGCACAAAGATCTGGCTCTAAGACCTCTGTTTGTACCTGCAGATGATGGAAAATGAACATCCAGAAACTGATAAAGAATCCTTTCAGTCTTAGCTAAGTAGGAGGCAAATGATAGTGATTGAGAGCGTAGATTTTGGAACCAGACCACTTGGGTTTGAATCATAGCATTGCTACTTACTAACTGTGTATGCTTGGGCAGGCTAATTAACTTTTCTAGGTGCGAAGTTTCTCATGTGCAaaattggcatgtgcacactgtggtatatggagtgatTGGCCAGTGCGGAGCTGCTAAACATGATTGGCatgtttagcacagggaatttaCCCAACattctatgataatctacatgggaaaaattttgagaaagaatggatgtgtgtaacagtataactgagtcacttcgttgtacagcagaagttatcacaacattgtatgtcaactatacttcaatgaaactttaaaaaaagaaacaccttcCCAAATACATAATAACATATAATAGAAGGTATATTTCCAACAGCAAAATGTTGGGAACAACCTAAATCAACATATGGAGGAAATTGGTTGACCAAACAATGGTACATTTATGCAATAGTACCACGTAgccactaagaaaaagaaaagaataaaaatttctatGAATGCTATGGAATAATTTTCAGGctttattaagtgaaaaaaaatcaaagagcaaaGCAGTAGATATACTTTGCTGCAGTTTGTGTAAGAGAGAGAAATACGTAT includes these proteins:
- the LOC100516336 gene encoding LOW QUALITY PROTEIN: olfactory receptor 1G1-like (The sequence of the model RefSeq protein was modified relative to this genomic sequence to represent the inferred CDS: inserted 1 base in 1 codon), whose product is MEWENLTSVSDFFLLGLSQQPEQQGVLFGLFLPMYLVTVAGNLLIILAIFTDAQLHTPMYFFLANLSLADTCFVSTTVPKMLANIWFQNQVISYVGCLSQLYFFRLFVMLEAFILAVMAYDHYVAICYPLHYLMVMSPGLCILLVSASWIVNALHSLLHTLLMNNLSFCAAHEIPHFFCDINPLLSLSCTDPFINELVIFTVGGLAGLVCVLCLVISYAYIFSTILKMPSXQGKRKAFSTCSSHLSVVSLFFGSSFCVYFSPPSVRSAQKGTVASVMYTVVTPMLNPFIYSLRNKDIKSSLRKLMRARKMHSP